A stretch of Rhizobium glycinendophyticum DNA encodes these proteins:
- the recN gene encoding DNA repair protein RecN, protein MLVQLSIRDIVLIERLDLVFEAGLSVLTGETGAGKSILLDSLSLALGGRGDGSLVRHGEDKGQVTAVFDVSGGHAARALLKGNGVDDDGDLIFRRVQSADGRTRAYINDQPVSVQLMRQVGQLLVEIHGQHDDRALTDTDAHRMLLDAFAGLTDEVVTLGESYRRWREAERGFKTHKAKVEAAAREADYLRSSVEELETLSPQDGEEDDLAERRSRMQKSERIAGDISEASDFLNGNASPVPHIASLMRRLERKSHEAPGLLEETVQLLGSALDTLSAAQMEVEVALRRTEFDPRELERVEERLFALRAAGRKYAVAVADLPALAEKMVTDLADLDAGEERLGQLEAAVRETRAHYDHLALQLSDKRRHAASALGDAVMAELPALKLERACFMVEVSTDAEGASAEGIDTVEFHVQTNPGTRPGPIMKVASGGELSRFLLALKVALADRGSAPTLVFDEIDTGVGGAVADAIGQRLKRLSDRVQVLSVTHAPQVAARASTHFLISKGPAGDAGDKIATRVAVMEPEHRREEIARMLAGASVTEEARAAAAKLLAGET, encoded by the coding sequence ATGCTGGTCCAGTTATCGATCCGCGATATCGTCCTGATCGAACGCCTGGATCTCGTCTTCGAAGCCGGTCTGTCCGTGCTGACGGGTGAAACGGGGGCGGGTAAATCCATCCTGCTTGACAGCCTGTCCCTCGCCCTTGGTGGGCGGGGTGATGGCTCACTGGTTCGTCACGGCGAGGACAAAGGGCAGGTGACGGCCGTCTTCGATGTTTCCGGCGGTCATGCGGCAAGAGCCCTTCTGAAGGGCAATGGCGTCGATGACGACGGCGACCTGATCTTCCGGCGAGTTCAATCTGCTGATGGCCGTACCCGCGCCTATATCAACGACCAGCCGGTCAGCGTCCAGCTAATGCGACAGGTCGGTCAGTTGCTGGTCGAAATCCATGGCCAGCACGACGACCGGGCGCTGACGGATACCGATGCCCACCGCATGTTGCTCGATGCCTTTGCCGGCCTGACGGACGAAGTCGTGACGCTGGGGGAGAGCTATCGCCGTTGGCGCGAGGCCGAGCGTGGCTTCAAGACGCACAAGGCCAAAGTTGAGGCCGCAGCACGGGAAGCCGACTATCTCCGGTCCTCCGTCGAGGAACTGGAAACGCTCTCGCCGCAGGACGGCGAAGAGGACGATCTGGCCGAGCGCCGGTCGCGTATGCAGAAGTCCGAGCGAATCGCCGGCGATATTTCCGAAGCTTCCGATTTCCTCAACGGCAACGCCTCGCCGGTGCCCCATATCGCCTCGCTGATGCGCAGGTTGGAGCGCAAGAGCCATGAGGCCCCCGGACTGCTGGAAGAGACCGTACAGCTCCTGGGATCGGCCCTGGACACGCTGTCTGCCGCTCAGATGGAGGTCGAGGTGGCCCTGCGGCGCACCGAGTTCGACCCGCGCGAGTTGGAGCGGGTGGAAGAGCGATTGTTTGCTCTCCGTGCGGCGGGCCGCAAATACGCGGTGGCTGTCGCGGATCTTCCGGCGCTTGCCGAAAAGATGGTGACCGATCTCGCCGATCTCGATGCGGGCGAGGAGCGGCTCGGCCAACTGGAGGCGGCCGTTCGCGAAACACGGGCGCATTACGATCATCTTGCTCTTCAGCTATCGGACAAGCGCCGTCATGCGGCGTCCGCGCTCGGCGATGCTGTCATGGCCGAACTCCCGGCGCTGAAGCTCGAAAGGGCGTGTTTCATGGTCGAGGTTTCCACGGATGCCGAGGGGGCATCTGCCGAGGGAATCGACACCGTCGAATTCCATGTACAGACGAATCCGGGTACGCGGCCGGGGCCGATCATGAAGGTCGCGTCCGGCGGCGAGTTGTCGCGCTTCTTGCTCGCACTCAAGGTGGCGCTTGCCGACCGCGGCTCCGCGCCGACGCTGGTCTTCGACGAAATCGATACCGGTGTGGGTGGCGCGGTTGCAGACGCCATCGGTCAGCGACTGAAGCGGCTTTCCGATCGGGTGCAGGTGTTGTCAGTCACACATGCGCCGCAGGTGGCAGCACGCGCCTCGACGCATTTCCTGATATCCAAAGGACCGGCTGGCGATGCCGGCGACAAGATCGCGACGCGGGTGGCCGTGATGGAGCCGGAGCATAGGCGCGAGGAAATCGCCCGCATGCTCGCCGGCGCGTCGGTAACCGAGGAAGCGCGTGCGGCGGCCGCCAAGCTCCTTGCCGGCGAGACGTAA
- a CDS encoding outer membrane protein assembly factor BamD, which yields MSHVGSVVVKKAARVAGLCVLMSVAGIVAGCQSDPDIDITKLAAETDPPEVLYNQGLANIKAGNMSEAARKFDAVDAQHPFSEWSRKSLVMSTFTKYRLGRYAEAITTGNRYMNLYPKSEDAAYAQYLVGLSYWKQISSVTQDQKNSVKTIEAMQRVVNDFPDSEYVDDAQAKIRFARDQLAGKEMQVGRYYLERKEYLASIQRFRNVVEQYPNTNQIEEALARLVEAYYAMGVVQEAQTAAAVLGHNYPDSQWYADSYKLLQQGGLEPRENSGSWISRAGRQLLGT from the coding sequence ATGAGTCATGTAGGGTCGGTCGTTGTGAAGAAAGCCGCGCGTGTTGCTGGTCTCTGCGTCTTGATGTCGGTCGCGGGCATCGTTGCCGGTTGCCAGTCGGACCCGGATATCGACATCACCAAGCTCGCAGCCGAAACCGATCCGCCGGAGGTGCTCTACAATCAGGGCCTCGCCAACATCAAGGCCGGCAATATGAGCGAAGCGGCGCGCAAGTTCGACGCGGTCGATGCACAGCATCCCTTCTCCGAATGGTCGCGCAAGTCGCTGGTGATGAGTACCTTCACCAAGTATCGCCTGGGCCGTTATGCGGAGGCGATCACGACCGGCAACCGCTACATGAACCTCTATCCGAAGTCCGAAGATGCGGCCTATGCTCAGTATCTCGTCGGCCTTTCCTACTGGAAGCAGATCTCCAGCGTCACGCAGGACCAGAAGAATTCGGTCAAGACGATCGAGGCGATGCAGCGTGTGGTCAACGATTTCCCGGATTCGGAATATGTCGACGATGCGCAGGCGAAGATCCGATTCGCCCGCGACCAGCTCGCCGGTAAGGAAATGCAGGTTGGCCGCTACTACCTCGAGCGCAAGGAGTACCTGGCCTCCATCCAGCGTTTCCGCAATGTCGTCGAGCAATATCCGAACACCAACCAAATCGAAGAGGCACTGGCGCGTCTCGTCGAGGCCTATTATGCCATGGGCGTCGTTCAGGAAGCGCAGACAGCGGCTGCTGTGCTCGGACACAACTACCCCGACAGCCAGTGGTATGCCGATTCCTACAAGCTGCTGCAGCAGGGCGGCCTGGAGCCGCGTGAGAATTCCGGTTCATGGATCTCGCGCGCCGGACGTCAGTTGCTGGGAACCTGA
- the lpxC gene encoding UDP-3-O-acyl-N-acetylglucosamine deacetylase gives MAIALLGFQTTIAAPLSLTGIGVHSGREVTITFLPAEAGSGITFVRQHDDGTTSEYRAVSAHVGNTDLCTVLGTNPAHSIATIEHVMAAIYALGLDNLVIEVDGAEMPIMDGSSEVFIDAIEQVGITNLGVKRRYIRVTKPVRIEAGASWAEFRPYDGTRFEVEIDFDSKLIGRQMWAGELNAETFKTELSRARTFGFMRDVERLWAAGFALGSSLENSVVISDDDSVINVEGLRYEKDEFVRHKTLDAVGDLALAGAQFIGCYRSYRGGHKLNANALKALLSDPTAYEVVEAPSRNHKVRAREFVPVHVPEFAPWTA, from the coding sequence ATGGCAATTGCCTTGCTCGGATTTCAGACCACGATCGCAGCGCCGCTTTCGCTGACAGGGATCGGGGTTCATTCGGGCCGAGAGGTGACGATCACCTTCCTTCCGGCGGAAGCCGGCAGTGGCATCACCTTCGTTCGGCAGCATGACGACGGTACGACCAGCGAATATCGTGCGGTATCAGCGCATGTCGGCAATACCGATCTCTGCACGGTGCTCGGCACCAATCCTGCGCATTCCATTGCGACCATCGAACATGTGATGGCGGCGATCTATGCGCTTGGCCTGGACAACCTCGTCATCGAGGTCGACGGTGCTGAAATGCCGATCATGGACGGCAGCTCGGAAGTCTTCATTGACGCGATTGAACAGGTGGGCATTACCAATCTGGGCGTGAAGCGTCGTTACATTCGGGTGACCAAGCCGGTCCGTATCGAAGCTGGGGCCTCCTGGGCGGAGTTTCGTCCCTATGATGGCACACGGTTTGAAGTCGAAATCGACTTCGACAGCAAGCTGATCGGTCGCCAGATGTGGGCGGGTGAACTGAATGCCGAAACCTTCAAGACGGAGTTGTCCCGGGCCCGCACCTTCGGCTTCATGCGCGATGTGGAGCGTCTTTGGGCTGCTGGTTTCGCACTCGGGTCGTCGCTTGAAAACTCTGTCGTCATCTCGGATGACGACAGCGTCATCAATGTCGAAGGCCTGCGCTACGAGAAGGACGAGTTCGTCCGTCACAAGACGCTTGATGCCGTCGGAGATCTTGCGCTTGCCGGTGCCCAGTTCATCGGCTGCTATCGTTCCTATCGTGGCGGCCACAAGCTGAACGCCAACGCGCTGAAGGCTCTTTTGAGCGACCCGACGGCCTATGAAGTCGTTGAAGCGCCGAGCCGCAACCACAAGGTTCGTGCCCGTGAGTTCGTGCCGGTTCATGTGCCGGAATTTGCGCCCTGGACAGCGTGA
- the ftsZ gene encoding cell division protein FtsZ produces the protein MTIKLQKPDITELKPRITVFGVGGGGGNAVNNMITAGLQGVDFVVANTDAQALTMTKAERIIQLGVNVTEGLGAGSQPEVGRAAAEECIDEIIDHLNGTHMCFVTAGMGGGTGTGAAPVVAQAARNKGILTVGVVTKPFHFEGQRRMRLAESGIEELQKSVDTLIVIPNQNLFRIANDRTTFADAFAMADQVLYSGVACITDLMVKEGLINLDFADVRSVMREMGRAMMGTGEASGEGRAMQAAEAAIANPLLDETSMKGAQGLLISITGGRDLTLFEVDEAATRIREEVDPDANIILGATFDEALEGIIRVSVVATGIDRAALASKGFEAAPLTKPVMRSSAAVAPAPAAYQPAMAQAPKPTMDPVADTIRSAEAEMERELEIAVARQSTLSQQQQPVAQPEFRPASKLFSAPAPEVAPAPQMMQPIAPAPVMSQPAPVMQQPAPVMQAPVAPAPVMAEPRMAAEPVRMPKVEDFPPVLRAEIDHRAHPAVPAAQEDRGPMGLLKRITNSLGRQSEEEPVMGDMTASAPAAPQQQRRPLSAEASLYAPRRGQLDDLGRATPARATSEDDQLEIPAFLRRQTN, from the coding sequence ATGACCATCAAGTTGCAGAAGCCAGATATCACTGAGCTGAAGCCACGCATCACCGTGTTCGGTGTCGGTGGCGGTGGCGGCAATGCCGTCAACAACATGATCACCGCTGGCTTGCAGGGCGTTGATTTCGTCGTCGCCAACACGGATGCCCAGGCGCTGACCATGACGAAGGCAGAGCGCATCATCCAGCTCGGCGTCAACGTCACCGAAGGTCTCGGCGCCGGTTCGCAGCCGGAAGTCGGTCGTGCCGCCGCCGAAGAGTGCATTGATGAAATCATCGATCATCTCAACGGCACCCATATGTGCTTCGTCACCGCCGGCATGGGTGGTGGTACCGGTACCGGTGCCGCTCCGGTCGTCGCCCAGGCGGCCCGCAATAAGGGCATCCTGACCGTCGGCGTCGTGACCAAGCCGTTCCACTTCGAGGGTCAGCGCCGCATGCGGCTTGCTGAATCCGGCATCGAGGAGCTGCAAAAATCGGTCGACACTCTGATTGTCATTCCGAACCAGAACCTCTTCCGTATCGCCAACGACCGGACGACCTTCGCCGACGCCTTCGCCATGGCAGACCAGGTTCTCTACTCGGGTGTTGCCTGCATCACCGACCTGATGGTCAAGGAAGGCCTGATCAACCTCGATTTCGCCGACGTCCGTTCCGTCATGCGCGAAATGGGCCGTGCGATGATGGGCACCGGCGAAGCATCGGGTGAAGGCCGCGCCATGCAGGCTGCCGAAGCTGCCATCGCCAATCCGCTGCTCGACGAAACCTCGATGAAGGGCGCCCAGGGCCTGCTGATCTCGATCACCGGTGGTCGTGACCTCACGCTTTTCGAAGTCGATGAAGCCGCAACCCGTATTCGCGAAGAAGTCGATCCGGACGCCAACATCATCCTCGGCGCCACCTTCGACGAAGCGCTCGAAGGCATCATCCGAGTCTCGGTGGTTGCCACCGGGATCGACCGCGCTGCACTCGCCTCCAAGGGGTTTGAAGCCGCGCCTCTGACGAAGCCCGTTATGCGTTCTTCCGCGGCCGTTGCTCCGGCACCGGCCGCATATCAGCCTGCAATGGCGCAGGCCCCCAAGCCGACCATGGATCCGGTCGCAGACACCATCCGTTCCGCTGAAGCCGAAATGGAACGCGAACTCGAAATCGCCGTCGCTCGCCAGTCGACTCTGAGCCAGCAGCAGCAGCCCGTTGCCCAGCCGGAATTCCGCCCTGCCAGCAAGCTTTTCTCCGCCCCGGCTCCGGAAGTCGCTCCGGCCCCGCAGATGATGCAGCCGATCGCTCCCGCGCCGGTCATGAGCCAGCCGGCTCCTGTCATGCAACAGCCGGCACCGGTCATGCAGGCGCCCGTTGCACCGGCACCGGTCATGGCCGAACCCCGCATGGCAGCCGAACCAGTCCGCATGCCGAAGGTGGAAGACTTCCCGCCGGTGCTGCGCGCCGAGATCGATCACCGCGCCCATCCGGCAGTCCCTGCTGCTCAGGAAGATCGCGGCCCGATGGGTCTGCTCAAGCGAATCACCAATTCGCTCGGCCGTCAGTCGGAAGAAGAGCCTGTCATGGGTGACATGACGGCTTCAGCTCCGGCAGCACCTCAGCAGCAGCGCCGTCCGCTCTCGGCGGAAGCCAGCCTCTACGCACCGCGTCGTGGCCAGTTGGACGACCTCGGTCGTGCAACGCCGGCTCGCGCCACGAGCGAAGACGATCAGCTGGAAATCCCGGCATTCCTCCGCCGCCAGACCAACTGA
- the ftsA gene encoding cell division protein FtsA — protein MSIFGGSSFGLPRTKPLSSKRAHVVSVLDIGTTKVVCMIARLTPRRETSVLPGRTHNVEVIGLGHQRSYGIKSGVIADLDAVENVVRLAVDAAERMAGLTVESLIVNVSAGRIGSDVYTATIDLGGQEVESGDLRKVLIAAGQKSQGNDRAVLHSLPTGFSLDGERGIRDPLGMYGDVLGVDMHVVTAERAALRNLELCINRAHLTVEGVVATPYASGLAALVDDEVELGCAAIDMGGGMTTISVFAEGKLIHTDAIGIGGHHVTTDLARGLSTRIEDAERLKVVHGSAVANGADDREVVSVPPIGEDDRDQPTQVPRALLTRIISARIEETLELLRDRIQKSGFSPVVGKRVVLTGGACQLTGMPEAARRILARNVRIGRPMGVSGLPAAAKGPAFSTAVGLTIYPQMADQETHAGQGGLFSPFGNGSSRIARMGQWLKESF, from the coding sequence ATGAGCATCTTTGGTGGCTCCTCCTTCGGTCTGCCCCGCACGAAGCCGCTTTCCTCCAAGCGCGCTCATGTCGTGTCCGTGCTCGACATCGGCACCACCAAGGTCGTTTGCATGATCGCGCGGCTGACACCGCGGCGCGAAACCTCGGTTCTTCCGGGTCGTACGCACAATGTCGAGGTCATTGGCCTGGGACATCAGCGCTCCTACGGCATCAAGTCTGGCGTCATCGCCGATCTGGATGCGGTCGAGAACGTGGTTCGGCTGGCGGTCGATGCGGCGGAACGGATGGCTGGCCTTACCGTCGAGAGCCTGATCGTCAATGTTTCCGCCGGCCGGATCGGTTCGGACGTCTATACCGCCACCATCGATCTCGGTGGCCAGGAAGTCGAATCGGGCGATCTGCGCAAGGTGCTGATCGCTGCCGGGCAGAAGTCCCAGGGCAATGACCGCGCCGTGCTGCATTCGCTTCCGACGGGCTTTTCGCTTGACGGCGAGCGAGGAATCCGTGATCCACTCGGAATGTATGGCGACGTCCTCGGCGTCGACATGCATGTGGTCACGGCCGAACGTGCAGCGCTTCGCAATCTGGAGCTTTGCATCAACCGCGCTCACCTGACCGTCGAAGGCGTGGTTGCCACGCCTTACGCCAGCGGCCTTGCCGCTCTGGTCGACGACGAGGTCGAACTTGGTTGTGCTGCGATCGACATGGGCGGCGGCATGACCACCATCTCTGTCTTCGCAGAAGGCAAGTTGATCCATACGGACGCCATCGGGATCGGCGGTCACCATGTGACGACCGATCTGGCGCGCGGGCTTTCCACCCGTATCGAGGATGCAGAACGCCTGAAGGTCGTTCACGGTTCGGCCGTCGCCAACGGCGCCGACGATCGCGAGGTCGTGTCCGTCCCGCCGATTGGTGAGGATGATCGCGATCAGCCGACCCAGGTTCCGCGGGCCCTGCTCACCCGGATTATCAGCGCGCGCATCGAGGAAACGCTCGAACTGCTGCGCGACCGGATCCAGAAGTCGGGCTTCTCGCCGGTGGTCGGCAAACGGGTCGTCCTGACGGGTGGTGCGTGCCAATTGACCGGCATGCCGGAAGCGGCGCGCCGTATTCTGGCCAGGAACGTGCGTATCGGTCGTCCAATGGGCGTGTCCGGCCTGCCGGCAGCGGCCAAGGGGCCAGCCTTCTCGACGGCGGTCGGGCTGACGATCTATCCGCAGATGGCGGACCAGGAAACACATGCCGGGCAGGGCGGGTTGTTCTCGCCCTTCGGCAACGGAAGCAGCCGGATTGCCCGCATGGGCCAGTGGCTGAAAGAGAGTTTTTGA
- a CDS encoding cell division protein FtsQ/DivIB has protein sequence MFSMSGKRVVEGESGYSAMPTGAGEGVVLPRPLRRTVRFVASFCSGRVPLPRHLGKASLAVFYSAVALHGVIVGGHGPEVMESVTSTAGFAIEDVRVSGNQHTSEIDILQLLGLDGASSLLELDIAAARKALSELPWVESVELRKIYPGTVEVMLKERQAYAIWQHGSDLSLIERSGSVIAPLRDNKFASLPLFVGRDAETAAAAVEEEFAKWPAIASRVKAFVRVAGRRWDVHLDNGVIVKLPEDHIGDALALLTRFDQEQQVLSRDIVAIDLRLPDRIAVRLTPEAQERRQVAVEARAKELKKLEQKI, from the coding sequence GTGTTCTCGATGAGTGGCAAGAGGGTGGTCGAGGGCGAGAGCGGATATTCCGCCATGCCGACCGGCGCGGGCGAGGGTGTGGTTCTGCCGCGTCCGCTGCGTCGGACGGTGCGCTTCGTCGCCAGCTTCTGTTCGGGTCGTGTTCCCTTGCCGCGCCATCTTGGCAAGGCTTCTCTGGCTGTCTTTTACTCGGCGGTTGCTCTGCACGGCGTGATCGTTGGCGGCCACGGTCCTGAGGTCATGGAGTCCGTAACCTCGACTGCCGGTTTCGCCATCGAAGACGTCAGGGTTTCCGGCAATCAGCACACGTCTGAAATCGACATCCTGCAGCTGCTCGGCCTTGATGGTGCCTCGAGCCTGCTGGAGCTCGATATCGCTGCGGCCCGCAAGGCGCTTTCCGAGCTTCCCTGGGTCGAGTCGGTCGAGCTTCGCAAGATCTATCCCGGTACTGTCGAGGTGATGCTGAAGGAACGTCAGGCTTATGCGATCTGGCAGCATGGTTCCGACCTGTCGCTGATTGAGCGCTCAGGTAGTGTGATTGCGCCGCTGCGGGACAACAAATTCGCCTCGCTGCCGCTCTTCGTTGGTCGCGATGCCGAAACCGCCGCTGCTGCTGTCGAGGAAGAGTTTGCGAAGTGGCCCGCTATCGCGTCGCGCGTGAAGGCCTTTGTGCGTGTCGCTGGCCGTCGCTGGGATGTGCATCTGGACAATGGCGTGATCGTCAAGTTGCCGGAAGACCATATCGGTGATGCGCTCGCCCTTCTGACCCGCTTCGACCAGGAGCAGCAGGTTCTTTCGCGCGACATCGTCGCAATCGACCTGCGCCTGCCAGACCGGATCGCGGTTCGTCTGACGCCCGAGGCGCAGGAGCGCCGCCAGGTGGCAGTCGAAGCCCGGGCCAAGGAACTCAAGAAGCTGGAGCAGAAGATATGA
- a CDS encoding D-alanine--D-alanine ligase: MSGKHVAVLMGGISSERPVSLSSGTACAAALEGQGYRVTQVDVGRDIGRVLEGLRPDVAFNALHGPFGEDGTIQGVLEYLEIPYTHSGVLASALAMDKKQAKIVAAQAGIPVADAMVLNRFDIGNTHPMAPPYVVKPVREGSSFGVVIVREDMAHPPQILTSSEWRYGDVVMVERYVAGRELTCGIMDGKPLGVTEIVPLGHSFYDYDSKYAAGGSQHVLPAQISPKIYQKIQSLALEAHRAIGCRGVSRSDFRYDDRLSEDGDLIWLELNNQPGMTPTSLLPEMAAHAGYSFGEFVSWMVEDASCSR, from the coding sequence ATGAGTGGCAAGCATGTCGCGGTTTTGATGGGTGGAATTTCATCCGAGCGCCCGGTGAGCTTGTCGTCCGGAACTGCCTGTGCGGCTGCTCTCGAAGGGCAGGGATACCGGGTGACGCAGGTGGACGTCGGTCGTGACATCGGTCGCGTCCTGGAGGGGCTCCGTCCGGATGTTGCGTTCAACGCGCTGCACGGCCCGTTCGGTGAGGATGGCACCATTCAGGGCGTGCTGGAATACCTCGAGATTCCCTATACGCATTCCGGCGTGCTCGCCTCGGCGCTTGCCATGGACAAGAAGCAGGCGAAGATCGTGGCTGCTCAGGCCGGAATTCCGGTGGCGGATGCCATGGTGCTGAATCGCTTCGACATTGGCAACACGCATCCAATGGCGCCGCCTTATGTGGTCAAGCCGGTACGCGAAGGGTCGAGTTTCGGTGTTGTCATCGTTCGCGAGGATATGGCGCATCCGCCGCAGATCCTGACGTCCAGCGAATGGCGGTATGGCGACGTTGTCATGGTTGAGCGCTACGTCGCGGGCCGTGAGCTGACCTGTGGCATCATGGATGGCAAGCCGCTGGGTGTCACCGAAATCGTGCCGCTCGGTCACAGCTTCTACGACTACGATTCGAAGTATGCGGCCGGTGGGTCGCAGCACGTGCTTCCTGCGCAAATTTCACCGAAAATTTACCAAAAAATACAATCATTGGCGCTTGAGGCGCATCGGGCGATCGGGTGCCGCGGAGTGAGTCGTTCAGACTTCCGCTACGACGATCGTCTGTCCGAGGATGGTGATCTGATCTGGCTGGAGCTCAACAATCAGCCTGGTATGACCCCAACCTCCCTGTTGCCGGAAATGGCGGCCCATGCGGGCTATAGCTTTGGTGAATTTGTAAGCTGGATGGTGGAGGACGCATCGTGTTCTCGATGA
- a CDS encoding GGDEF domain-containing protein — MVASVHAWVMQQLMLGAFSSRQAVLRKAVVMAAKIAVFAYVLNILSHLVLVAFGLLPYALGPALVIATVLTPPVSFVVAVLAYSVVGLAIYDLGLSNQRFEMLSRTDMLSGLMNRRAFLDEFERVRGQASLILFDIDRFKAINDGLGHKTGDDVIAQVAAVLTSRAPDGAKVSRIGGEEFAVLLTGLDSSAALAVAEGMLHAVETAEFVGPAGAFPVTVSAGVADGVAELGFSEIFSMADRALYLAKAAGRNRLVHANALQVAVSGEEAVVSPELVTFETRRSA; from the coding sequence ATGGTCGCGAGTGTACATGCCTGGGTGATGCAGCAGCTGATGCTGGGTGCGTTTTCGTCTCGTCAGGCCGTCCTGCGTAAAGCCGTCGTCATGGCCGCGAAGATTGCCGTCTTCGCCTATGTCCTCAATATCCTCTCCCATCTCGTGCTCGTCGCATTCGGTCTTTTGCCCTATGCCCTGGGGCCGGCACTCGTGATCGCGACCGTGCTCACTCCGCCCGTTTCCTTCGTCGTTGCCGTGCTCGCCTATAGTGTCGTCGGGCTCGCCATTTACGACCTTGGCCTGTCGAATCAGCGTTTTGAAATGCTGAGCCGGACCGACATGCTTTCGGGGCTGATGAACCGGCGGGCCTTTCTTGATGAGTTCGAGCGCGTGCGCGGCCAGGCGAGCCTCATCCTTTTCGACATCGACCGCTTCAAGGCGATCAATGACGGACTGGGTCACAAAACAGGTGACGATGTCATCGCGCAGGTTGCAGCAGTGCTGACGTCCAGAGCGCCAGACGGCGCCAAGGTCTCGCGCATCGGTGGGGAGGAATTCGCTGTGCTATTGACTGGCCTCGATTCTTCCGCGGCTCTGGCGGTCGCAGAGGGAATGCTCCACGCGGTCGAGACAGCGGAGTTTGTGGGCCCCGCCGGCGCTTTTCCGGTCACGGTGTCTGCAGGTGTCGCCGACGGGGTGGCTGAGCTCGGATTCAGCGAGATTTTTTCCATGGCGGATCGCGCCCTATATCTCGCCAAGGCTGCTGGCCGGAATCGACTTGTCCATGCCAATGCCCTGCAGGTTGCCGTTTCGGGCGAGGAAGCCGTGGTTTCGCCAGAGCTTGTCACATTCGAGACACGCCGGTCGGCCTGA
- the murB gene encoding UDP-N-acetylmuramate dehydrogenase — MKQVDGEKLLASLGSGVNELKGRLTPDAPMDRVTWFQAGGLAELMFQPHDTEDLITFLKLLPDDVPLTVIGVGSNLLVRDGGIPGVVVRLSAKGFGQVELAGENRIRAGAICPDKHIAAMAMDNSIGGFHFYYGIPGSIGGAVRMNAGANGGDTAGRLVEVEAVDRKGNVHVLSNADMGYSYRHSGASPDLIFTHATFEGYPEDRAKIRADMDAVRHHRETVQPVKEKTGGSTFKNPEGHSAWELIDEAGCRGLMIGGAQMSSLHCNFMINVGHATGYDLEYLGETVRQRVLEHSGVKLEWEIKRLGIFMPGREVKPFMGSVPA; from the coding sequence ATGAAACAGGTGGATGGGGAAAAGCTGCTGGCCTCGCTCGGGTCAGGCGTCAATGAACTGAAGGGGCGGCTGACGCCGGATGCACCGATGGACCGCGTCACGTGGTTCCAGGCGGGCGGGCTCGCCGAACTGATGTTCCAGCCGCATGACACGGAAGACCTCATCACCTTTCTCAAGCTATTGCCGGATGACGTGCCGTTGACGGTGATCGGCGTCGGCTCGAACCTTTTGGTGCGTGACGGCGGCATTCCGGGGGTGGTGGTGCGCCTCTCCGCCAAGGGCTTTGGCCAAGTGGAGTTGGCCGGTGAGAACCGTATTCGGGCCGGCGCCATTTGCCCAGACAAGCACATCGCTGCCATGGCGATGGACAACAGCATCGGCGGCTTCCACTTCTACTACGGCATTCCCGGTTCGATCGGCGGTGCGGTTCGCATGAATGCCGGTGCCAATGGCGGCGACACGGCGGGGCGGCTGGTCGAGGTCGAGGCGGTGGATCGCAAGGGCAATGTGCATGTCCTGTCGAATGCCGACATGGGTTACAGCTATCGCCACTCGGGCGCTTCCCCCGATCTGATTTTCACGCATGCGACCTTTGAGGGTTACCCGGAGGACCGGGCGAAGATCCGCGCCGACATGGATGCGGTGCGTCATCACCGCGAGACGGTTCAGCCGGTCAAGGAAAAAACGGGCGGCTCCACCTTCAAGAACCCCGAGGGGCATTCCGCCTGGGAACTGATCGACGAGGCCGGTTGCCGGGGCCTGATGATCGGCGGCGCGCAGATGTCATCGCTGCATTGCAATTTCATGATCAATGTCGGCCATGCGACCGGCTACGATCTGGAATATCTCGGCGAGACTGTTCGCCAGCGCGTGCTTGAGCATTCGGGCGTAAAACTGGAATGGGAAATCAAACGCTTGGGCATCTTCATGCCCGGCCGTGAGGTCAAGCCCTTCATGGGATCAGTGCCGGCCTGA